From the genome of Geminocystis herdmanii PCC 6308, one region includes:
- the gpmI gene encoding 2,3-bisphosphoglycerate-independent phosphoglycerate mutase: MTPQAVSPVVLVILDGWGYREDSEDNAIALAKTPVMDSLLEVYPQTLINASGKAVGLPNGQMGNSEVGHLNIGAGRVVPQELVRISDAVEDGSIFQDSTLKEICQNVIKSQGKLHLMGLCSDGGVHSHIDHLLGLLDLAKLHGVSEVCVHVITDGRDTNPNDGINYVKIIEEHIAKIGLGKIVTICGRYHAMDRDRRWDRVKKAYDLYTIDGTGDGRTAVQVMEDTYKENINDEFIEPTRIAQGAVESGDGVIFYNFRPDRARELCYAFTMDDFNGFEREKIKNLHFVTFTQYDPNLPVKVVFEPQLLTNILGEVIANAGLKQFRTSETEKYPHVTYFFNGGLEQPLEGEDRELVQSPMVATYDKAPAMSAVELTQVASKAITKGIYSFVVINYANPDMVGHTGKLEAAKSAIETVDHCLGKLLRAINQVGGTVLITADHGNAEYMKDENGNPWTAHTTNQVPFILVEGEGRKIVGHGGNVKLRENGKLADIAPTILEILQLPKPQEMTGESLIKKSEYEVKKSRTPVSISV; the protein is encoded by the coding sequence ATGACTCCACAAGCAGTTTCTCCCGTCGTATTAGTAATTTTAGATGGTTGGGGTTATCGAGAAGATTCAGAGGATAATGCGATCGCACTGGCAAAAACCCCAGTGATGGACAGTTTATTAGAAGTTTATCCTCAGACTCTTATCAACGCATCAGGCAAAGCCGTTGGCTTACCTAATGGACAAATGGGCAACTCAGAAGTAGGACACTTGAACATAGGAGCAGGACGAGTCGTTCCCCAAGAATTAGTAAGAATATCCGACGCTGTAGAAGATGGTTCAATTTTTCAAGACTCCACATTAAAGGAAATTTGTCAGAATGTAATCAAGTCTCAAGGTAAATTACATCTTATGGGATTATGTTCCGATGGCGGAGTCCATTCTCATATAGATCATTTGCTCGGTTTACTAGACTTAGCTAAATTACACGGTGTTTCTGAGGTTTGTGTTCACGTTATCACCGATGGGAGAGATACGAACCCTAATGATGGTATCAATTATGTCAAAATCATTGAAGAACATATTGCTAAAATTGGCTTAGGTAAAATTGTCACTATTTGCGGACGTTATCATGCGATGGATCGAGATCGCCGTTGGGATCGAGTCAAAAAAGCCTATGATTTATATACCATAGACGGTACAGGAGATGGTAGAACCGCAGTACAAGTCATGGAAGACACCTACAAGGAAAACATCAATGATGAATTTATTGAACCGACACGCATCGCCCAAGGTGCAGTAGAATCAGGAGATGGAGTCATTTTCTACAACTTCCGTCCAGATCGAGCCAGAGAACTATGTTATGCTTTCACCATGGATGACTTTAACGGTTTTGAACGGGAAAAAATTAAAAACCTTCATTTTGTCACCTTTACCCAATATGATCCTAATTTACCCGTAAAAGTGGTATTTGAGCCTCAATTATTAACCAATATTTTAGGGGAAGTGATTGCCAACGCAGGATTAAAACAATTTCGTACCTCAGAAACAGAAAAATATCCCCATGTTACCTACTTCTTTAACGGTGGATTAGAGCAACCCTTAGAAGGAGAAGATCGAGAATTAGTACAAAGTCCTATGGTTGCAACCTATGACAAAGCTCCTGCGATGTCGGCAGTAGAGTTAACGCAGGTAGCCTCTAAAGCCATTACTAAGGGTATTTACTCTTTTGTGGTGATCAACTACGCTAACCCAGATATGGTAGGTCATACAGGCAAATTAGAAGCCGCTAAGAGTGCGATCGAAACCGTTGATCATTGCTTAGGAAAACTCCTCAGAGCCATTAACCAAGTTGGTGGTACAGTATTGATCACCGCCGATCATGGTAACGCAGAATACATGAAGGATGAAAACGGTAATCCTTGGACTGCCCACACCACAAATCAAGTACCTTTTATTTTAGTAGAAGGAGAAGGGCGTAAAATAGTTGGTCATGGTGGTAACGTCAAACTCAGAGAAAACGGTAAACTAGCAGATATTGCACCCACAATTCTCGAAATTTTGCAACTACCGAAACCCCAAGAAATGACAGGAGAATCTTTAATCAAAAAATCTGAATACGAAGTGAAAAAAAGTCGTACTCCCGTGAGTATTTCTGTTTAA
- the purF gene encoding amidophosphoribosyltransferase: protein MKDNQYNMIDRHSLSQRGDKPEEACGVFGVYAPEETVAKLAYFGLYALQHRGQESAGIATFDGEACYCYKNMGLVSQVFNESILNNLPGKIAVGHTRYSTTGSSLQANAQPAVINTRLGKLALAHNGNLVNTVELREELNKRNCEFITTTDSEMIALMMGKEVDTGKNWVEAAISAFKWCKGAYSLVIGTSVGIIGARDPYGIRPLVIGKMVEEGNPIRYVLASETCALDIIGADYIRDVEPGELVWITEDGLTSIQWAEKTEHKLCVFEMIYFARPDSIMGNDSLYAYRLRLGEQLAKESLVDADMVMGVPDSGIPAAIGYSRYTGITYQEGLIKNRYVGRTFIQPTQHMREHGIKMKLNPLKDVLAGKRIIIIDDSIVRGTTSRKIVRALRDAGAKEVHMKISSPPVTHPCFYGIDTDSQDHLIAATKKVEEIGRQIEVDTLTYLSQEGMLKVTNENPQNFCTACFNGHYPIDIPEDVKRSKLILETAS from the coding sequence ATGAAGGACAATCAATACAATATGATCGATCGACATTCCCTCAGTCAAAGAGGAGATAAACCAGAAGAAGCCTGTGGAGTCTTTGGTGTTTATGCACCAGAAGAAACCGTAGCCAAATTAGCATACTTTGGTTTATATGCACTACAACATCGAGGACAAGAATCCGCAGGAATAGCCACCTTTGACGGAGAAGCCTGTTACTGTTATAAAAATATGGGCTTAGTATCTCAGGTTTTCAATGAGTCCATCTTAAATAATTTACCGGGTAAAATTGCCGTAGGACATACCCGTTACTCTACCACAGGCTCTAGTTTACAAGCAAATGCGCAACCGGCTGTTATTAACACAAGGTTAGGAAAACTGGCTCTTGCCCACAATGGAAACTTAGTTAATACCGTAGAATTACGAGAAGAATTAAACAAGCGTAATTGTGAATTTATCACTACCACAGACTCAGAAATGATTGCCTTAATGATGGGCAAAGAAGTCGATACAGGTAAAAATTGGGTGGAAGCTGCCATTAGTGCCTTTAAATGGTGTAAAGGAGCTTATAGTTTAGTAATTGGTACTTCTGTGGGTATAATTGGGGCAAGAGACCCTTATGGTATTCGTCCTTTAGTAATTGGTAAAATGGTGGAAGAAGGCAACCCCATTCGCTACGTTTTAGCCTCTGAAACCTGCGCCCTCGATATTATTGGTGCTGATTATATCAGGGATGTTGAACCGGGGGAATTAGTTTGGATTACTGAAGATGGTTTAACTTCCATTCAGTGGGCAGAAAAAACCGAACATAAATTATGTGTATTCGAGATGATCTATTTTGCTCGTCCTGATAGTATTATGGGTAATGATAGTCTTTACGCCTATCGTTTAAGATTAGGGGAACAATTAGCGAAAGAGTCTTTAGTTGATGCGGATATGGTAATGGGTGTACCTGATTCGGGGATTCCTGCCGCCATCGGTTATTCTCGTTATACAGGGATTACCTATCAAGAAGGGTTAATTAAAAATCGCTATGTGGGGCGAACTTTTATACAACCGACTCAGCACATGAGAGAACATGGAATTAAAATGAAACTAAACCCTCTCAAGGATGTTTTAGCAGGAAAACGGATCATTATTATTGATGATTCGATCGTGCGAGGTACAACAAGTCGTAAAATAGTTCGTGCCTTGAGAGACGCAGGGGCGAAAGAAGTACATATGAAAATTTCTTCTCCTCCTGTAACTCATCCTTGTTTTTATGGTATTGATACCGATAGTCAAGATCATTTGATCGCTGCGACGAAAAAAGTTGAAGAAATAGGAAGACAAATTGAAGTGGATACTTTGACTTATTTATCTCAAGAAGGGATGTTAAAAGTTACTAACGAAAACCCTCAAAATTTCTGTACTGCTTGTTTTAATGGTCATTATCCTATAGATATTCCCGAAGATGTTAAACGATCGAAATTAATCCTCGAAACAGCATCTTAG
- a CDS encoding DUF4330 domain-containing protein yields MKIIDSKGRLFGKVNILDLGAIAVILLVLIGIFIVPGPTGSIAQVGSGASDTIELNVLVRGLSVKNAPEFLASLKDSTVKIIVRNEPSGTLNIESVEELPNYIIASQPDGSVKAVLDPRPIVAFSTDMLMLTSGKGQMTNDGAVLANQKIKIGTVLELDGTNYNFRGSVIGVNKRS; encoded by the coding sequence ATGAAGATTATTGACTCTAAAGGTCGTTTATTCGGTAAAGTAAATATACTAGATTTAGGTGCGATCGCAGTTATTCTTTTAGTTTTGATCGGTATCTTTATTGTACCCGGTCCTACAGGTTCGATCGCCCAAGTGGGAAGTGGAGCAAGTGACACGATCGAGTTAAATGTATTAGTAAGGGGTTTAAGTGTCAAAAATGCTCCCGAATTTCTTGCTTCTCTCAAAGATAGTACTGTCAAGATTATTGTCAGAAATGAACCTTCAGGCACATTAAATATAGAATCGGTAGAAGAATTACCTAACTATATCATCGCCAGTCAACCTGACGGTAGTGTAAAAGCGGTACTTGATCCTCGTCCTATTGTAGCATTCAGTACCGATATGTTAATGTTAACCAGTGGAAAAGGACAAATGACTAATGATGGTGCAGTATTAGCTAACCAAAAAATCAAAATTGGTACGGTTTTAGAACTTGACGGTACTAACTATAATTTCAGAGGCAGTGTTATTGGAGTCAATAAAAGAAGCTAA
- a CDS encoding allophycocyanin subunit alpha-B: protein MSIVSQVILKADDELRYPSSGELQGIKSFLDSGLQRLKIAETLAENEKKIVEKASRELFRKRPDFRAPGGNASGQKQYNQCIRDFGWYLRLATYGILAGDKEPIEKIGLIGVKEMYNSLGVPLNGMIESIRCLKEASLALLSKEEALEAGAYFDYMVQCMA from the coding sequence ATGAGCATAGTTAGTCAAGTTATTCTCAAAGCTGATGATGAATTACGCTACCCCAGTAGCGGTGAATTACAGGGAATTAAATCATTTTTAGATTCTGGTTTACAACGGTTGAAAATTGCTGAAACTCTAGCAGAAAACGAGAAAAAAATCGTCGAGAAAGCTAGTCGGGAGTTATTCAGAAAACGCCCTGATTTCAGAGCCCCCGGTGGTAATGCGTCAGGTCAAAAACAGTATAATCAATGTATCAGAGATTTTGGTTGGTATTTACGTTTAGCTACCTACGGAATCTTAGCTGGAGATAAAGAACCCATCGAAAAAATTGGCTTAATTGGGGTCAAAGAAATGTATAATTCTTTGGGAGTTCCTTTGAATGGAATGATTGAATCAATTCGTTGTTTGAAAGAGGCTTCTTTAGCTTTACTCAGCAAAGAAGAAGCCCTAGAAGCTGGGGCTTATTTTGATTATATGGTTCAATGTATGGCTTAG
- a CDS encoding toxin-antitoxin system TumE family protein, giving the protein MKRWDNAPHHPGIKTFPHHLHDDTEDSVFPYTPISLEEILRLISAQISSS; this is encoded by the coding sequence ATTAAGCGTTGGGATAATGCACCTCATCATCCTGGGATAAAGACTTTTCCTCATCATCTACATGATGACACAGAAGATTCTGTTTTTCCCTATACTCCTATTTCATTGGAAGAAATTTTAAGGTTGATTTCTGCTCAAATTAGTTCATCTTAA
- the mreD gene encoding rod shape-determining protein MreD translates to MLKKVDISWKYNFWLRTFFIIISLIICCLLLLVRIAGLELIGITPNWLLIWLITWSVKRNLWQSLVAGISLGLIWDSLTGFFPSHILGLIIVSLFTHNVYKDKYVKEDVISLTLIVFGMAIINETIIALQYSIQTQIPLIDIWLNYQKNSLTSAIISSLWTPLIYYPLNYILSPLPLILR, encoded by the coding sequence ATGTTAAAAAAAGTCGATATAAGTTGGAAATATAATTTTTGGTTACGGACATTTTTTATTATCATATCCCTGATTATTTGTTGTTTATTATTATTAGTAAGAATAGCAGGATTAGAGCTAATAGGTATTACCCCTAATTGGTTATTAATTTGGTTAATCACTTGGAGTGTGAAACGTAATTTATGGCAAAGTCTCGTTGCTGGAATTTCTTTAGGGTTAATTTGGGATAGTTTAACAGGATTTTTTCCCTCCCATATTTTGGGCTTAATTATTGTTAGTTTATTTACCCATAATGTTTATAAAGATAAGTATGTCAAAGAAGACGTAATTTCTCTTACTTTAATTGTTTTTGGTATGGCAATTATTAATGAAACAATTATCGCTTTACAATATAGTATTCAAACTCAAATACCTTTGATAGATATATGGTTAAATTATCAAAAAAATTCTTTAACTTCTGCTATTATTAGCAGTTTATGGACACCTTTAATATACTATCCCCTTAATTATATTCTCAGTCCTTTACCCTTAATTTTAAGATGA
- a CDS encoding THUMP domain-containing class I SAM-dependent RNA methyltransferase, producing the protein MTISYFATTARGLEEITAQELIKLGAKNVEPEFTGVSFEGDRALLYKVNLWGRTIFRVLQPIHNIQSNNPEQLYRNVRSIDWSEYLQPHQTIAVRCTGKNPQLNNSHVTAIQIKNAIVDQQQEKKGVRSNVDTIEPDIVINAHIQENNCILSLDATGDSLHRRGYRPAMGLAPLKETLAAALLYITEWTPDQALVDPLCGSGTIILEAALMGLNIAPGLYRQKFCFQNWTDYDPQLWENLLKEAKMSQKDHLTPMIGTDADADIIKQAQSNAKACNISDQVKFYQQHLVDIVAPAESGILICNPPYGKRISEVEALFPLYKLLGDVFKQRFKGWTAYVLTGNKELSKKVGLRTSRRIPINNGGISCTLLKYEMY; encoded by the coding sequence GTGACTATATCTTATTTTGCTACCACCGCCAGAGGTTTAGAAGAAATTACCGCCCAAGAATTAATTAAGTTGGGGGCAAAAAATGTTGAACCTGAATTTACGGGGGTTTCTTTTGAAGGCGATCGAGCCTTATTATATAAAGTTAACCTCTGGGGTAGAACTATTTTTCGAGTGTTGCAACCGATACATAATATCCAAAGTAATAATCCAGAGCAATTATATCGTAATGTGAGATCGATCGATTGGTCAGAATATTTACAACCCCATCAAACTATAGCAGTTCGTTGCACGGGCAAAAACCCACAACTCAATAATAGTCATGTTACCGCTATTCAAATCAAAAATGCCATCGTAGATCAACAACAAGAAAAAAAAGGAGTTCGATCGAACGTAGATACTATTGAACCAGATATAGTTATAAACGCCCATATTCAAGAAAATAACTGCATTTTGAGCCTTGATGCCACAGGAGACAGCCTCCATCGTCGAGGTTATCGCCCAGCCATGGGATTAGCACCCCTCAAAGAAACCTTAGCAGCCGCCTTACTTTACATCACCGAATGGACACCAGATCAAGCCCTTGTCGATCCTTTATGCGGTTCTGGTACAATTATATTAGAAGCGGCTCTCATGGGATTAAATATCGCGCCCGGATTGTATCGTCAAAAATTCTGTTTTCAAAACTGGACAGATTATGATCCTCAATTATGGGAAAATCTGTTAAAAGAAGCAAAAATGAGTCAAAAAGACCATTTAACCCCCATGATAGGCACAGATGCGGATGCAGACATAATTAAACAAGCTCAAAGTAACGCTAAAGCCTGTAATATCTCAGATCAAGTCAAATTTTATCAACAACATTTAGTGGATATAGTCGCCCCTGCGGAATCAGGCATTCTCATTTGTAATCCTCCCTATGGCAAACGCATCTCGGAAGTAGAAGCCTTATTTCCCTTATATAAGTTATTAGGAGATGTGTTTAAGCAACGTTTTAAAGGTTGGACTGCTTATGTTTTAACGGGGAATAAAGAATTAAGTAAAAAAGTCGGTTTGCGCACTTCTCGCCGTATTCCCATTAATAACGGTGGTATTTCTTGCACATTATTGAAGTACGAAATGTATTAA
- a CDS encoding type II toxin-antitoxin system RelE/ParE family toxin — MNNLIWSDNFSRKIKKLLRQNPKLRSLIEQKLEEIAENPFNANLRTHKLKGELSDKWSCSIDYSNRIIFKFIDHPNSEEKEILLLTIGSHDQVY; from the coding sequence ATGAATAATTTGATTTGGAGTGATAATTTTAGCCGTAAAATAAAAAAGTTACTACGCCAAAATCCAAAATTACGTTCTTTAATTGAGCAAAAATTAGAAGAAATTGCAGAAAATCCATTTAATGCGAATCTAAGAACACATAAATTAAAAGGTGAATTATCTGATAAATGGTCATGTTCTATTGATTATAGTAATCGAATTATTTTTAAGTTTATAGATCATCCTAATTCTGAAGAAAAAGAAATTTTATTATTAACTATTGGTTCTCATGATCAAGTATATTAA
- a CDS encoding phycobilisome linker polypeptide has protein sequence MRMFQVTACVPSQTRIRTQRELQNTYFTKLVPYDNWFKEQQRIQKMGGSIVKVKLVTGRAGTNTGLL, from the coding sequence ATGAGAATGTTTCAAGTCACCGCTTGTGTGCCTAGTCAAACCAGAATTAGAACCCAAAGAGAATTACAAAATACTTACTTCACTAAATTAGTTCCTTATGATAACTGGTTTAAAGAGCAACAAAGAATCCAAAAAATGGGCGGTTCTATTGTTAAAGTAAAGTTAGTAACTGGTCGTGCTGGTACTAATACTGGTTTATTATAA
- the apcB gene encoding allophycocyanin subunit beta: MQDAITAVINSSDVQGKYLDANALGKLKGYFQTGALRVRAASVISANAATIVKEAVAKSLLYSDVTRPGGNMYTTRRYAACIRDLDYYLRYSTYAMLAGDASILDERVLNGLKETYNSLGVPVSSTIQAIQAMKEVTASLVGADAGKEMGVYFDYICSGLS; this comes from the coding sequence ATGCAAGACGCAATTACTGCTGTAATCAACTCCTCTGACGTACAAGGCAAATACCTTGATGCTAACGCTTTAGGCAAATTAAAAGGATACTTCCAAACTGGAGCTCTCCGTGTTCGTGCTGCTAGTGTTATCAGTGCTAACGCTGCTACCATCGTTAAAGAAGCTGTAGCTAAATCCTTATTATATTCAGATGTAACTCGTCCAGGTGGTAATATGTACACCACTCGTCGTTACGCTGCTTGTATTCGTGACTTAGATTACTACCTCCGTTATTCCACCTATGCTATGTTAGCAGGTGACGCTTCCATCTTAGATGAGCGTGTATTAAATGGTTTAAAAGAAACCTACAACTCTTTAGGTGTACCTGTAAGCTCTACCATTCAAGCTATCCAAGCTATGAAAGAAGTTACCGCTAGTTTAGTCGGTGCTGATGCTGGTAAAGAAATGGGTGTTTACTTCGATTACATCTGCTCTGGTTTAAGCTAA
- a CDS encoding allophycocyanin subunit alpha: MSIVTKSIVNADAEARYLSPGELDRIKGFVASGETRLRIAETLTGARERIVKEAGDRLFQKRPDVVSPGGNAYGEEMTATCLRDMDYYLRLITYGVVAGDVTPIEEIGLVGVKEMYKSLGTDVGAVAQSVREMKEVATGMMSSDDAGEAASYFDYVIGAMQ; the protein is encoded by the coding sequence ATGAGTATCGTCACGAAATCGATCGTGAATGCTGACGCAGAAGCACGTTATTTAAGCCCCGGCGAATTAGACAGAATCAAAGGATTTGTAGCCTCTGGTGAAACTCGTTTGCGCATCGCTGAAACCTTAACTGGCGCTCGTGAACGTATTGTTAAAGAAGCTGGTGATCGTTTATTCCAAAAACGTCCCGATGTAGTTTCCCCCGGTGGAAATGCTTACGGTGAAGAAATGACCGCTACCTGTTTGCGCGACATGGACTACTATCTACGTCTAATCACCTATGGAGTCGTAGCTGGTGACGTTACTCCCATCGAGGAAATTGGTTTAGTAGGCGTTAAAGAAATGTACAAATCTTTAGGTACTGACGTAGGTGCAGTAGCTCAAAGTGTGCGTGAAATGAAAGAAGTTGCAACTGGCATGATGTCTTCTGATGACGCTGGTGAAGCCGCTTCCTACTTCGATTATGTTATCGGAGCTATGCAATAG
- the queA gene encoding tRNA preQ1(34) S-adenosylmethionine ribosyltransferase-isomerase QueA, with product MNLDRLLSSYDYYLPPELIAQNPVTPRDSSRLLVVKPDNTIEHSIFCNLPDLLLPGDLLVLNDTRVIPARLYGKKSTGAEVEVLLVEEKEDNCWLALVKPGKRFSVGSEIIFSDDLKATVMGKDEATGGRFLQFHVPESESFWTILERVGNIPFPPYVTESQAKVEQYQTIYAEKQGAIAAPTAGLHFTEELLAELKKRQINIATITLHVGIGTFRPVEVEDIVTHDMHYESIELNQDTVDLIEKTKKAGRKVIAIGTTVVRTLEGAYQHHQQLKAFSGRTNLFIYPGYEFKVIDSLITNFHLPKSSLLMLVSALIGRERLMSIYQEAIEEKYRFYSFGDAMFITN from the coding sequence ATGAATCTCGATCGACTTTTATCTAGTTATGATTATTATTTACCCCCAGAGTTAATCGCCCAAAACCCTGTTACCCCTAGGGATAGTTCACGTTTGTTAGTTGTCAAACCTGATAACACGATCGAGCATAGCATTTTTTGTAACTTACCTGATTTATTACTACCGGGGGATTTGTTAGTGTTAAATGATACTAGGGTTATTCCTGCCCGTTTGTATGGTAAAAAGTCAACGGGGGCGGAAGTTGAGGTTTTATTAGTAGAAGAAAAAGAAGATAATTGTTGGTTAGCTTTAGTTAAACCGGGGAAGCGCTTTTCTGTGGGAAGTGAAATTATTTTTAGTGACGACTTGAAAGCCACTGTTATGGGGAAAGATGAGGCAACGGGAGGCAGATTTTTACAATTTCATGTGCCAGAATCGGAGTCTTTTTGGACAATTTTGGAGAGGGTAGGTAATATTCCTTTTCCTCCCTATGTCACGGAATCTCAAGCTAAGGTTGAACAATATCAAACTATTTACGCTGAAAAACAAGGTGCGATCGCCGCTCCCACAGCAGGATTACATTTTACTGAAGAATTATTAGCCGAGTTAAAAAAAAGACAAATAAATATTGCGACAATAACCCTCCATGTCGGTATTGGCACATTTCGCCCTGTAGAAGTAGAAGATATTGTAACCCATGATATGCACTACGAATCGATCGAACTCAATCAAGATACCGTTGACTTAATTGAGAAAACAAAAAAAGCAGGAAGAAAAGTAATTGCGATCGGCACAACAGTAGTTAGAACCTTAGAAGGTGCATATCAACACCATCAACAATTAAAGGCTTTTTCAGGAAGAACAAATTTATTTATCTATCCGGGCTATGAATTTAAAGTGATAGACAGTTTAATCACTAATTTTCATTTACCTAAATCTAGTTTATTGATGCTAGTTAGTGCTTTGATTGGTAGGGAAAGATTAATGAGTATTTATCAAGAAGCCATAGAAGAAAAGTATCGTTTCTATTCCTTCGGAGATGCCATGTTTATCACGAATTAG